Proteins encoded by one window of Octopus bimaculoides isolate UCB-OBI-ISO-001 chromosome 4, ASM119413v2, whole genome shotgun sequence:
- the LOC128247652 gene encoding uncharacterized protein K02A2.6-like, with product MVVNSFSKWPEICKCKKTSNQAKCFVDTFKEALRKSNKEVTDEVAFQQFLRVCCVSSNPNTPAGVSPAELMFAGKIKPVFNKLLPGKRRKIARENTARFLKIGEKVLFVRTHKNGKQSWEDGVIIKRIGKMLYLVKSSKGVYKKHMNQLKKRFVESEPKRMEEPIEWQYDTFQVLTPLQVIEPRRTSIRKRKCTEFLKVDAKLKKY from the coding sequence ATGGTAGTTAACAGTTTCTCTAAATggccagaaatttgtaagtgtaaaaaaaCCAGCaatcaagcaaaatgctttgtcGATACGTTCAAGGAAGCCCTTAGAAAATCGAATAAAGAAGTCACGGATGAGGTAGCTTTCCAACAATTCTTAAGAGTATGCTGTGTGTCATCAAATCCAAATACACCAGCAGGTGTGTCACCAGCGGAGCTGATGTTTGCGGGGAAAATAAAACCAGTCTTCAACAAATTGTTACcggggaagagaagaaaaattgcaAGGGAAAATACAGCAAGATTTCTCAAAATTGGTGAAAAGGTATTATTTGTGAGGACACATAAGAACGGAAAACAGAGTTGGGAAGATGGCGTGATTATCAAACGTATAGGAAAAATGCTGTACTTGGTAAAAAGTAGTAAAGGCGTATACAAGAAGCACATGAACCAACTGAAAAAAAGATTCGTTGAGAGCGAacccaagagaatggaagaaccaaTAGAATGGCAATATGATACTTTTCAAGTACTAACACCACTACAGGTGATTGAACCCAGGCGCACAAgcataagaaagagaaaatgtacaGAGTTCCTGAAAGTGGATGCcaaactgaaaaaatattaa